In the genome of Raphanus sativus cultivar WK10039 chromosome 9, ASM80110v3, whole genome shotgun sequence, the window AATCCGGCCAGAGAGGACAAACACACGAAGGAGACgacaaagaaagagaagaaaaaggcTTTGGatgtcatttttgttttttgttttttgtttttatttggtGGTCTTCTCTTCTTTTGGATATCTCTTTATAATAGCTTAGCTTCAAACAATAAACTGAGATATGTTTGAGAAGAGGACAACTATTCTGGTGAATCACCGAGCTTGTTTTATATTAGAAACCCGATTGTTATTTTTAGACTGAAACTAAATTTTGAATCGTTGgtttgtaaatttaaaattagtttcaATAGGTTTTGTTTATAAGAATGGTTATTTTATTAAAGCTTAAATATAGCATTGGTAGAAAGAAGCCGCAGCTATTAATATAAGGTCAAATCGATGGACCTAAAAgagtagaaaaaaatattacaaggATTATTCAGTTTGGGTTAAAATTAGGCCATCTCCAACCCTATTTCATATTCTACTTCAGACATTATTTTTGAGTAAAATTTTCTTCCATCCTATTCTTTTTTCaacttcaaaatagaataatagATAGGGTTATTTTATTTACGGagtaatcttatttattattcaattttggtgttgaactttttttatttgtaaatggttttttaaaatttttaatatttttatttcttatttaaataatattttaaaatgaaacaataacataaataaataagatattccattatttaataatattacataaaaataaatacatatttaaaaataaataatataaaataaaaataacataaaatgatCTACAATTGTGTTTCGCTATTGTGAAATGACCTgtttcattttgaaaaaaaaaagtgtgacAAGACATTATGTCTACAAGTATAATTTTACATAACATGATAATAAATTCCAATGCACCAATCGGAattacagaagaagaagaaaatgtttGATTTCAAAAATTTTTTGCTCTGAGacatagaacaaaaaaaagaggataCAGGAACAGAGTTTATTTTCCAAGGTTTCAGTGGAAGGCAATCAGAGATATGGATGGAAGGCGATGCGCAGGTGAATCGTGACGGACTACTCAGGCCCACTGACCGAATACCAAACTCTATGGGTACAACTTTCTACCGGAAGGCGGTGAGGTTACTGGACAAAAATGCAAGCGTTCGTTCCTTCAGTACATGAATCGTGTTTGCAATAAACCCTACAAGCTCCAAAGAAGGAGGCTATGGGTTCACCTTTACGCTATCTATCTCCGACCCCGTATCGTAGGAGAGCAGGTTCCGGACAGTATATGGGACTTGTCAACAATACCACCAACGGAAACCCCAAAAATCATGTTGTCGCTGTGGTTGAATTCGACACGGTTCAAGGGTTCAACGATGGTTATCACAGAATGGGAAACCATATCGGCGTGAATTTCAATAGTCTAACGTCGGATTTTGAAGGACCTATCCTGTTTTACAAAAACGAGGAGAAGGAAGAACTTTTACTCCAAACTGGAGACCCCATCAAAGCGGATATATATCGTATGACGGAAATACAAAAGTACTGAACATAACGGTCTACCCTGCGGAAATGACTCCAAATCCGGTCAGGCCAACAATCTCGCTACCGTCAGCCTCTCTTCATCTCTGTCTGATCAAATCGCCGTCAAGAAGATAACTGATGGTGTAGCGAGCAGGGTATAAGACAATTCGTTGCAGAGATCGAGAGTCTAGGAAGATTAAGCCACAAGAATCTAGTCAAACTACGAGGATGGTGCAAACGTAACAGCAACATGTTATTGGTTTACGATTATATCCCCAACGGCTCGCTTGGTTCCTTGCTCCACAGTGTACCGAGACTAACCGGCACCGTTTTGTCATGGGCCATGCGTTTTCACATCGCTAAAGGAAGGGGAACAGGTCGTGATACACCTCGACATCAAGTCTAGCAATGTCCTGATCGACGAGGATATGAACCCTAGATTGGGAGATTTCGGGCTTTCACGGCTTTACGAACGCGGTTCACAATCACACACCACCGTGATCATTGGCACCCCTGGCTATATGGCCCCCGAACTCACAAGCAACGGATACCCTTCTTCAGCCTCTGATATTTACTCCTATATATGGAGTCTTACTTCTAGAGATTGTCTCAGGTGTGAGCCCTACCAAATACATTAACTTCAAATTGCCGGTTTGGATCATGGCCTTCTACTCAAGTGGTGAAATTCTGAATTCCGTTGACCAAAGGCTGCAAGCACGTTACCACAGTGAAAGGGCACGAGCAGCCCGAGTGTAGACCCTCTATGGCGATGGTAATGAGCTATTTAAATGAAGAAGAACCTGTCCCCAACATCGACGAAACTTGGGGAGTCTCTTCTTCGTCAACCACCTCACCCGCTCCTTTCTCTCTCAGTGGGAATAGCCAATATACTGAATAATTTTATCGTTTGTGCTTAGAAAAAAGAAACGTTTTTAGCAGCATTGATATCTTGTTCGATGTAATACGAGGTGTTTTGTTACGTGGTGTTTACTTGGTATTGTTCGTTTATCTCTTGCATTGATGATATGCTACTTCTCTTCATCACTTTATAATTACAACTTTAACTCGTTTGGAATTAATTAACAAGTTCGAAACTTAAGCTTGTAGTTTAGCTTAGGTATACTTTCTTGTACTCTCATTGTTTTTTCTTGCATTTCTTCTTGTTTGAGATCCATATCTACCAATACCTTGTGCTTGAGATTAGTTagataaactaaaaatttatagCATCATTGAGAGTATATAGACACGAGAGCCAAGCactttttgaataataaaaaaaattttagtaaGTTGTAAAACAAGAAGCAATTAGGTACAAAATAATATTCGACAGTCTTTACAAAGTTTTATCTGAGATTTCAACATTTGCAAGCTtcttatgtattatttaattgtaaattttagaaattaaaaaaaaaacttatttattaaGGTTTACATGTCCAGTCGCAGTAACACGTTTTTGGATTCTCACATTTGCATTTAAGTCCTTCTCTCTTAGCCATGCGTGGATACTTTTTAGCTTTGGCAAGACATGCAGAGGGACTGCAACCCACAAGTTCTTCCACGGCAAAACAAGCATTTGCACTCACATCTtgtatatcaaaattttgttgaGAAACAATAAGTGTAATagattatatatgtatgttaaCCCAAACAGCAGAACACTTTCTTTTTATCTTATTCCAATCACGttctaaaaacatataaatatagatTACCTTGAACATTGCTGAGGACGAGTACAATGAAAACACAAGAAACCATGAAAATATTACTAGACCTCATGATTCAGTatggattatattttttttacttgcaCAAATGCAGACTTCGTCttattgtaataataaatatctTCTAATTGTTGTTTTTGACCCgcttgataaatatataaaacatattctAAATATAGGATATAGCTAATgtacaaaaatagaaaaggtgAAAAGAGTAGGACCAATCCAACGAAATTGAGGACTTCTTTCGGAAAATGAAAcattttcttgttgttgttttttaattttctttgctATTTAAGGAAAACTGATAGTAATAGTTGAATAATTCAACACAAGTATGAAAATatagaattaaacaaaaaactttGTGGTTCATGGAACATATGCTAAAACTGGAACGCTGATACAATGCCGATCCAATGGTTTTGGATACCCTAagcaaaattttaataacatatatttatatgtttttaatttgatatatacatatataatattagtcacattatattttataaaactattcactacaaaaacttttttacaaTCAGTGTATCATTTTCTTGAGAAACTTAAAAGCAGAAATTTAGCTAAAACCATTATAAGGAAAAGTTATTTACTAGCAAACCATATCAAGATGGTATTTTCATGCTTTcatttatcataaatatttgaCTATCTTCAatcataatttaattaaaattaactggtaatacaattttttcattttaaatatgtttctACTGactcaatatatttattaataaaagtttcatagtaatgttaattttttttaacaaatatctttattaaaattataatttctgtTTACATattaatactaataaaaattaatataaaagaatattaataaaatatgtccTCTTAAAATGGATGTCTTAAGCGACGGTTTACCTTCTAGACCGGTCCTGCATTCAGTCTTTTGTCTAATTGTAGTAATAAATATCTGCTAATTGTTGTTTTTGACCTGcgtgaaaaatatatacaacataTTCTAAATATAGCTTTTATGTACAAGAACATAAAAAGGAAAAGAGTAGGAGCAATTCAACGGAATGGAGCACTCCTTGCAAAGAATGAaacattttcttgtttttttaattttccttaCTTTTTCcggtaaaaaaaaatagatagtGCGAAAACCGATAGTATTATATTTGAATAATTGAACACAAGTATGAAAATatagaattaaacaaaaaactatgcgGTTCATGGAAAAtctgcttttttcttttcttttcttttctttgacaaCGTTCATGCAACATCTGCTAAAACTGGAACGCTgatatagaatatatatttttgatatacaATAACTAAGTAACAAGTACCTGATAATTGCCTTTTCAGCCTGCATGATACATATATACAACATACTCTAATTCTACTTGTACAATTAGAAAAGGTGAAAAGGCTAGGACCAATTCATGGAAGTTTAGCATTCTTTTCGAAGAATGAacattcttttgttttttgtggatacctttttcaaaataaaatggttAAATACGAAtctattaaatacaaaaatctaatttttaggTGTGAATTGTATCGTACAAATAGATTATATCCCAAATATTTAAATGCGCCGTAAGCAATAGACTCATATCCATACATGTAGAGTTAATAATTTTACATTAGAAGCAAAATCGATCGTTGGTCTGAACCAAGAGGAAAATTTTCCATCTAGTGAAAACCACTAGACCACCGCGATGTGGTTTCATTTGTAGTTTTATGGATAATAGATTATAGATGAATCGCTGATATAGAAAAactaagtaaaataatatattagactTTACCATAACTGTGACATATAAATTAATGAGCCAAAATATTTTCAGGAGAAAAGGTATGCcaaaaaatataagttaaaatttattttgaatttattttagagaaataaatattaagttacttaatggataaaataaattatattgtaccaaaaataaatttatatttatgcaaaaaaatttatataaattatttctaaattaaacaagtaaatttttataaatgaataaataaatcaacATATCAATTTCGCTtgtggtttttagtttttagttttttgattCAAAAGATTTAAAAATCATTCATTATATGAATTTGAGTATGATTTAGGTTTGGTTgttttggttttcggtttggtttggacAATAATATTAAAATCCCCGTTAAATTTTGAGTTCAATTTAATTCTGGTTTACTTCATGTCCATcgataattttgaataattcaagTAAAATAcgaataattaaaaatacagaTCAAAACCTAATTTTGTATTAAGAGTTTAAGACACTAAAATTTTGTGTGCGTTAACCATTATATTCTACTTTTTGCAATTATGCTTTCtacaaatattttacaattaaaccTTGTCGTTTTTCCTGTGATACGGAGTGGAACTTCGGTGCCGTATCACCTGATCAATGTGGCAACACCGCTCATCTAGAGTGTCGTTTTAACTTATTAATCAGTGTCCATTACCTGAGCTTATAGGTACATATACGAAGTACAGTGACAGATAGAAAACGACAAGAGTGACGTAACTTGTCTTTAGCACGTCACAAGCGGGACACGCGTGCCACGTGTCGAAACTCCCAATACGTGTCTAGATTCGCTGCTATAAATAGAACCAATTATATCccttaaaatgttattaaccTTATCAAACACTTCGGATTTCATTTAGAAAAGAGAAGTTTGGTTCTataaccaaaaaattaaaattaggaAACTAACCCTCtttcctcctctctctctctctctttcttcctttttcttccTATATCTCTctaattagttttttaattttagtttttaggtTATTTCACCAATTCCCCGAAAAAACCCCATTCAGATTTATATATCATCATGCCACTTTCATTTGAtgcaatgtaatatttttatttattagtctagtttttcttttgagtaatatatatatatatatatatatatatatattgttttttttactaaGACTAGGTTTTGGTAAAATTAATACTTGACTAATTCCGGAGCTGAGCTTTTGCTTTtaataaatcctaaatctaatgCCACTTTATAACACCAGATTtattcattatatttatttatttttttttgtcaaaaattattatatcctACTTAAACAATGTTTCTGACCAATTTGTTTCCGTATTCAAAGAATGAATTATTTATGCTAGCTAAATTCATAAGTTATTTCCAATAGTTTTCTTGAAAAGAGGATTCGTTCCCAAtagttataagatttttttttaaacaacttgattaagaaatcatatAGGTCATAACAAAATAATAGTTTACCAAAAGGTAAAATAATATGACTTCCAAACAAATATTTCTACcggaaatttattttaaaattttgataagaCATCTTTTTTTATCGGAAACTATAAGGTCTATTGTGAAAATAGTAAAATGAAAAGGATAAATCTCTACTAAATTTTGCTTTGCCTCTTCAAAGAGGCAAGGTTGCCACATGGAACGTTTGACATCATTCTGAATATCTGATTCCTGAACTTTGCATGTTTCTTCTGGCATGagtattaattttttctttttttttgtgagtaTTCCTATGGATTCCAACTGATTTGTAAATTTTTGGAATAAAACTGTATGGAATGACTTATTCCTATGGATTCCAACGGTTGTTTTATCCAATTATCCTAACATAGTAACATATATTCATGATTAAtcttgcttttgcttttgttgTTCTAGGGtcaatgtaaattttttttttttgatcaaagggtcaatgtaaatttatttacacTTTTCTTTCAGAAATAGAGTGAGTGCTTCGTTACTTATAAGAGAAGTTTGATTACTTTTTCCCAAAGGAAAAATATACAGTCAAATTTACTAAAAGTAATGACAAATTAACTATTTTTTGGAAGGACAAGTTGTGTTCTCTATTAGGCCTACACGTTATGCATGCATGCATGCGTTACTCATTTTCTTTACCGCAGAGCACGTATTATCTTCCAACTTCCAATACAATTAGTCGTTAGTAAAACGTGTCCAATGAACCTTTATTTCTTTGGGGTCCAAGTTCAGTTTCACTTTTGAGTTGTCAAAAACTTAcagttatattttcttttgttctaattttataatagttttcCAATTTAATCATCAAGATCAGtttgttattataaataaaaacacacCCAAAAAAGGAACCAATAATATTAATACTTATATTAAAAATGGAGAACAAAGGGAAGAACATCGAACAAGCTCAAGAAAGTTGTTATCAACAGTGGATGAGTTTACAATCCAAACGCGTGCCTGAGCTTAAACAAGCATTAGCTCAACGGCGCACTCACGAAGGCACCGCCAACTCTGCAGCCGATGATAACGAGCTCCGTGAATTAACACAAAATATCATTGGAGATTTCAAAAGTTACGCTGGAAAAAGAGCTGATTTGTCTCACCGATGTAGCTCGAACTATTATGCGCCGTCATGGAACACTCCTTTAGAGAACGCCCTTCTTTGGATGGGTGGTTGTAgaccttcttctttctttagGCTCGTTTATGCTTTGTGTGGGTCCCAAACTGAGATTCGTGTTACTCAGTTTCTCCGTAACATCGACGGCTACGATTATTTAGGTAAGGGTTTGGACGTTTTCGGTTTTGAAAGTTTAAGAATGACTTAACGAGAAAAATACTTTTCTATTCGGTTAACAAAATTTTGGATTGGTTTGGACAGGTAACTcggttttaaaatttataaatgacaGTAACTGTAGTTTTTTTGTTGGTGCATGAAGAAAAAAACGATTGGTTTGGTATGATCTGATTTCTTGTCGTAATCAAATGATGTAACAAATAGATTTATACATATCATGGTCGTGGTTTaaattatctttctttttattattaaagaaTCTTAGACTTTTAGTTGGtatttaatctattttagtCTTGTTCAACAGGTAGTGGTGGCGCATCACTTAGTGATCTAACGGCAGAGCAACTAGCAAAGATCAACGTGTTGCATGTAAAAATCATAgacgaagaagagaagatgacAAAGAAAGTTTCGAGCCTGCAAGAAGACGCGGCGGATATCCCCATCTCCACTGTGGCTTACTCTGAGGAGCACGTTGGAGAGCCTAACGCAATGGTGGATCAAGCTCTCGACAAGCAAGAAGAAGCTATGGCCACTTTATTGGCCGAGGCCGATAATCTAAGGGTGGATACTTTAACCAAGATCATAGAGATTCTGACGCCAGTGCAAGCGGGGGATTTTTTGATGGCCGGAAAAAAGCATCATCTTTCAATGCATCAGTGGGGAGCGTTAAGAGACCGGCGCCGTCGTGAATGCATAATTGACGCTGGTAATGATGCCGGAGGAGAGGAGGAGAAGTAGTCGTTTCCACAGTAGATATGGTACTATATTATAGGTACGTACGTGTCAAATATGAGATCGCATAATAACAAGATTTTATAATCTTGCAATTATAAGGTTTTTCTTTGAACTGCAATTATAAGGTTTTATGACATAGTTTAGGGATATATGATCTTGCAAAACTTATCTCATCATTGTGCAATGCGTTTggattatattaataatattttttttagtttgtgtttttttttgttttataatatatatatactgaatgGAATTAAGTGag includes:
- the LOC108826691 gene encoding protein DELAY OF GERMINATION 1, which codes for MENKGKNIEQAQESCYQQWMSLQSKRVPELKQALAQRRTHEGTANSAADDNELRELTQNIIGDFKSYAGKRADLSHRCSSNYYAPSWNTPLENALLWMGGCRPSSFFRLVYALCGSQTEIRVTQFLRNIDGYDYLGSGGASLSDLTAEQLAKINVLHVKIIDEEEKMTKKVSSLQEDAADIPISTVAYSEEHVGEPNAMVDQALDKQEEAMATLLAEADNLRVDTLTKIIEILTPVQAGDFLMAGKKHHLSMHQWGALRDRRRRECIIDAGNDAGGEEEK